In the Phaseolus vulgaris cultivar G19833 chromosome 7, P. vulgaris v2.0, whole genome shotgun sequence genome, one interval contains:
- the LOC137827523 gene encoding cysteine-rich receptor-like protein kinase 10 isoform X2, with the protein MAVSFTLILFLSFSFLISLGSAQKYICDNRSGNYTANSIYSTNLNTLLSTLSSNTQIHYGFYNFSYGQNTDTVYAIGLCKGDVEPEECRSCLNNSRIYLSHRCPNQKKAIMWSGDCMLRYSNDTIFLKMETSPTYYWWNVGNVTEVDQFNEVLGNLMTSLRDIAASGDSRRKCAGGKNISGLNFQTIYGVVQCTPNLSQQECYQCLDVAISEIPNCCSGKIGGRVLKPSCNIRFEIYSFYGNTTTLDPEAPPPSTNTTSSINTTSSQESDNTTIIVIAVVVPTVVVVLFLICLFLYLRRLKARKNLPVIEDDDEDKINIVESLQFNFDTIRVATEDFSDSNKLGQGGFGAVYWGRLSNGQMIAVKRLSRNSGQGDTEFKNEVVLVVKLQHRNLVRLLGFCLEGRERLLIYEFVPNKSLDYFIFDPAMKAQLDWGKRFKIITGIARGLLYLHEDSQLRIIHRDLKAGNILLDEEMNPKIADFGTARLVLMDQTQVNTNRIVGTYGYMAPEYALHGQFSVKSDVFSFGVLILEIVSGQKNGGISNRENMDDLLSFAWRNWKEGKAINIVDPSLNSNSRNEMLKCIHIGLICVQENLVDRPTMANIMLMLNSYSLSLPIPGEPAFYINSRTRSLPETQSWEYNSRETGSREAKLISAQESENEASITELYPR; encoded by the exons ATGGCGGTCTCCTTCACGCttattctctttctttctttttcatttcttatATCTCTTGGCAGCGCTCAGAAGTACATATGTGATAACCGCAGCGGCAACTACACAGCCAACAGCATCTACAGCACCAACCTCAACACCCTTTTATCCACTCTCTCTTCCAACACACAAATTCATTACGGTTTCTACAACTTTTCATATGGCCAAAACACTGACACAGTATACGCCATAGGGCTCTGCAAAGGAGATGTTGAGCCAGAGGAGTGCCGCAGCTGCCTCAACAATTCCAGAATATATCTATCACATAGGTGTCCAAACCAGAAAAAGGCTATTATGTGGTCCGGTGATTGCATGTTGCGCTACTCTAACGACACAATATTCCTTAAAATGGAAACTTCTCCTACTTATTACTGGTGGAACGTAGGAAATGTAACAGAAGTGGATCAGTTCAATGAAGTGCTCGGGAACTTAATGACGAGCCTAAGAGACATAGCTGCATCAGGTGACTCCCGTCGTAAGTGTGCTGGGGGGAAAAATATATCTGGTTTAAACTTTCAAACCATATATGGTGTTGTGCAGTGCACCCCTAATTTGTCTCAGCAAGAATGTTATCAATGTTTAGATGTGGCTATATCAGAGATCCCAAACTGCTGCAGTGGCAAGATAGGTGGTAGAGTTCTTAAACCAAGTTGTAATATTAGATTCGAAATTTATAGCTTCTACGGAAATACAACTACATTAGATCCGGAGGCACCTCCTCCCTCCACCAATACCACTTCCTCCATCAATACCACTTCCTCACAAG AAAGTGACAACACAACAATAATTGTCATTGCCGTAGTGGTGCCAACTGTTGTCGTTGTTCTTTTCCTCATTTGTCTCTTCCTTTACTTAAGGAGGCTAAAGGCAAGAAAAAATCTTCCAG TTATagaagatgatgatgaggaTAAAATTAACATTGTTGAGTCATTGCAATTCAACTTTGACACTATACGAGTTGCTACCGAGGACTTTTCTGATTCTAATAAACTTGGACAAGGTGGATTTGGAGCTGTTTACTGG GGTAGGCTTTCCAATGGACAGATGATTGCAGTCAAAAGGTTGTCAAGAAATTCCGGGCAAGGAGATACGGAATTTAAGAATGAAGTGGTTTTAGTGGTCAAGCTTCAGCACCGAAATTTAGTTAGGCTACTTGGTTTCTGCTTGGAAGGAAGAGAAAGACTACTTATCTATGAATTTGTTCCCAATAAAAGCCTTGATTACTTCATATTTG ATCCAGCCATGAAAGCACAATTGGATTGGGGAAAGCGCTTCAAAATCATTACAGGTATTGCTCGAGGTCTTCTCTACCTTCACGAAGATTCTCAGCTACGAATTATCCATCGAGATCTCAAAGCAGGCAACATTCTCTTAGACGAAGAGATGAATCCTAAGATAGCAGATTTTGGCACGGCAAGACTGGTTTTAATGGATCAAACTCAAGTAAATACAAACAGAATTGTTGGAACCTA TGGATATATGGCACCGGAGTATGCATTGCACGGACAGTTTTCAGTGAAATCAGATGTCTTTAGTTTTGGTGTACTGATCCTTGAGATTGTAAGCGGCCAGAAAAATGGTGGAATTAGTAATAGAGAGAATATGGATGATCTACTGAGCTTC GCTTGGAGAAACTGGAAGGAGGGGAAGGCTATAAATATTGTAGATCCATCACTGAACAGCAATTCACGGAATGAAATGCTGAAATGCATCCATATTGGTTTAATTTGTGTTCAAGAAAATTTAGTTGATAGACCAACCATGGCTAACATTATGCTGATGCTTAACAGCTATTCTTTGAGTCTCCCAATTCCTGGAGAACCAGCATTTTATATAAACAGTAGAACTAGAAGCCTTCCAGAGACGCAGTCATGGGAGTATAATTCAAGGGAAACAGGATCACGTGAAGCGAAACTTATATCAGCTCAAGAATCAGAAAACGAAGCTTCAATAACTGAGCTATACCCTCGCTAG
- the LOC137827523 gene encoding cysteine-rich receptor-like protein kinase 10 isoform X1 — MAVSFTLILFLSFSFLISLGSAQKYICDNRSGNYTANSIYSTNLNTLLSTLSSNTQIHYGFYNFSYGQNTDTVYAIGLCKGDVEPEECRSCLNNSRIYLSHRCPNQKKAIMWSGDCMLRYSNDTIFLKMETSPTYYWWNVGNVTEVDQFNEVLGNLMTSLRDIAASGDSRRKCAGGKNISGLNFQTIYGVVQCTPNLSQQECYQCLDVAISEIPNCCSGKIGGRVLKPSCNIRFEIYSFYGNTTTLDPEAPPPSTNTTSSINTTSSQESDNTTIIVIAVVVPTVVVVLFLICLFLYLRRLKARKNLPVIEDDDEDKINIVESLQFNFDTIRVATEDFSDSNKLGQGGFGAVYWGRLSNGQMIAVKRLSRNSGQGDTEFKNEVVLVVKLQHRNLVRLLGFCLEGRERLLIYEFVPNKSLDYFIFGNFITALLYFTSCSIKPNYSELKLLAAIYADPAMKAQLDWGKRFKIITGIARGLLYLHEDSQLRIIHRDLKAGNILLDEEMNPKIADFGTARLVLMDQTQVNTNRIVGTYGYMAPEYALHGQFSVKSDVFSFGVLILEIVSGQKNGGISNRENMDDLLSFAWRNWKEGKAINIVDPSLNSNSRNEMLKCIHIGLICVQENLVDRPTMANIMLMLNSYSLSLPIPGEPAFYINSRTRSLPETQSWEYNSRETGSREAKLISAQESENEASITELYPR, encoded by the exons ATGGCGGTCTCCTTCACGCttattctctttctttctttttcatttcttatATCTCTTGGCAGCGCTCAGAAGTACATATGTGATAACCGCAGCGGCAACTACACAGCCAACAGCATCTACAGCACCAACCTCAACACCCTTTTATCCACTCTCTCTTCCAACACACAAATTCATTACGGTTTCTACAACTTTTCATATGGCCAAAACACTGACACAGTATACGCCATAGGGCTCTGCAAAGGAGATGTTGAGCCAGAGGAGTGCCGCAGCTGCCTCAACAATTCCAGAATATATCTATCACATAGGTGTCCAAACCAGAAAAAGGCTATTATGTGGTCCGGTGATTGCATGTTGCGCTACTCTAACGACACAATATTCCTTAAAATGGAAACTTCTCCTACTTATTACTGGTGGAACGTAGGAAATGTAACAGAAGTGGATCAGTTCAATGAAGTGCTCGGGAACTTAATGACGAGCCTAAGAGACATAGCTGCATCAGGTGACTCCCGTCGTAAGTGTGCTGGGGGGAAAAATATATCTGGTTTAAACTTTCAAACCATATATGGTGTTGTGCAGTGCACCCCTAATTTGTCTCAGCAAGAATGTTATCAATGTTTAGATGTGGCTATATCAGAGATCCCAAACTGCTGCAGTGGCAAGATAGGTGGTAGAGTTCTTAAACCAAGTTGTAATATTAGATTCGAAATTTATAGCTTCTACGGAAATACAACTACATTAGATCCGGAGGCACCTCCTCCCTCCACCAATACCACTTCCTCCATCAATACCACTTCCTCACAAG AAAGTGACAACACAACAATAATTGTCATTGCCGTAGTGGTGCCAACTGTTGTCGTTGTTCTTTTCCTCATTTGTCTCTTCCTTTACTTAAGGAGGCTAAAGGCAAGAAAAAATCTTCCAG TTATagaagatgatgatgaggaTAAAATTAACATTGTTGAGTCATTGCAATTCAACTTTGACACTATACGAGTTGCTACCGAGGACTTTTCTGATTCTAATAAACTTGGACAAGGTGGATTTGGAGCTGTTTACTGG GGTAGGCTTTCCAATGGACAGATGATTGCAGTCAAAAGGTTGTCAAGAAATTCCGGGCAAGGAGATACGGAATTTAAGAATGAAGTGGTTTTAGTGGTCAAGCTTCAGCACCGAAATTTAGTTAGGCTACTTGGTTTCTGCTTGGAAGGAAGAGAAAGACTACTTATCTATGAATTTGTTCCCAATAAAAGCCTTGATTACTTCATATTTGGTAACTTTATAACTGCTCTTCTATATTTCACTTCTTGCTCAATAAAACCTAATTATTCAGAGTTAAAACTGTTGGCGGCTATATATGCAGATCCAGCCATGAAAGCACAATTGGATTGGGGAAAGCGCTTCAAAATCATTACAGGTATTGCTCGAGGTCTTCTCTACCTTCACGAAGATTCTCAGCTACGAATTATCCATCGAGATCTCAAAGCAGGCAACATTCTCTTAGACGAAGAGATGAATCCTAAGATAGCAGATTTTGGCACGGCAAGACTGGTTTTAATGGATCAAACTCAAGTAAATACAAACAGAATTGTTGGAACCTA TGGATATATGGCACCGGAGTATGCATTGCACGGACAGTTTTCAGTGAAATCAGATGTCTTTAGTTTTGGTGTACTGATCCTTGAGATTGTAAGCGGCCAGAAAAATGGTGGAATTAGTAATAGAGAGAATATGGATGATCTACTGAGCTTC GCTTGGAGAAACTGGAAGGAGGGGAAGGCTATAAATATTGTAGATCCATCACTGAACAGCAATTCACGGAATGAAATGCTGAAATGCATCCATATTGGTTTAATTTGTGTTCAAGAAAATTTAGTTGATAGACCAACCATGGCTAACATTATGCTGATGCTTAACAGCTATTCTTTGAGTCTCCCAATTCCTGGAGAACCAGCATTTTATATAAACAGTAGAACTAGAAGCCTTCCAGAGACGCAGTCATGGGAGTATAATTCAAGGGAAACAGGATCACGTGAAGCGAAACTTATATCAGCTCAAGAATCAGAAAACGAAGCTTCAATAACTGAGCTATACCCTCGCTAG